The Seriola aureovittata isolate HTS-2021-v1 ecotype China chromosome 2, ASM2101889v1, whole genome shotgun sequence genome has a segment encoding these proteins:
- the txnrd3 gene encoding thioredoxin reductase 3 has protein sequence MPPIDNDTGKNELRSRIQQLIDTNQVVVFSKSYCPYCVKVKDLFTELKVECNVVELDLIEDGTNYQEMLLEMTGQKTVPNVFINKTHLGGCDKTMQAHKDGSLQQLLSGENESYDYDLIVIGGGSGGLACSKEAAMLGKKVMVLDYVVPTPKGATWGLGGTCVNVGCIPKKLMHQTAMLGTAMQDARKYGWEFDETVKHNWDTMKTAVNNYIGSLNWGYRVALRDKNVNYVNAYAEFIEPHKIKATNKRGKETFYTAAKFVLATGERPRYLGIPGDKEYCITSDDLFSLSYCPGKTLVIGASYVALECGGFLAGLGLDVTVMVRSILLRGFDQDMANRAGEHMEEHGVKFLRKYVPVKVEELEAGTPGRLKVTAKSTETDEIIEGEYNTVLIAVGRDACTDKIGLDKIGVKVNSKNGKIPVNDEEQTNVPHIYAIGDILEGKWELTPVAIQAGKLLARRLYGGATLKCDYINVPTTVFTPMEYGSCGLSEERATELYGQDNIEVYHSLFWPLEFTVPGRDNNRCYSKIICSKLDSDRVIGFHYLGPNAGEVTQGFGTAMKCRVTKEQLDSTIGIHPTCAEIFTTMEVTKSSGGDITQAGC, from the exons ATGCCTCCTATCGACAATGACACCGGGAAGAATGAACTCAGATCTCGGATACAGCAGCTTATTGACACCAATCAAGTGGTGGTTTTCAGCAAAAGCTACTGTCCGTATTGTGTCAAG GTAAAAGATCTGTTCACGGAGCTGAAAGTCGAGTGTAACGTGGTGGAGTTGGACCTCATAG AGGATGGAACCAACTACCAGGAGATGCTGCTCGAGATGACTGGACAGAAAACTGTTCCTAATGTCTTCATCAATAAGACACACCTTGGCGGCTGTGACAAAACAATGCAG GCCCATAAAGATGGCagtttgcagcagctgctgagtgGTGAAAATGAATCCTATGACTACGACCTGATCGTCATCGGAGGAGGTTCTGGGGGCCTGGCCTGCTCAAAG GAAGCAGCTATGTTGGGGAAGAAGGTCATGGTGCTGGACTATGTTGTGCCCACACCAAAAGGAGCCACCTGGG GTCTTGGTGGAACTTGTGTGAACGTGGGCTGCATTCCCAAGAAGCTGATGCACCAGACAGCCATGTTGGGCACGGCCATGCAGGATGCGCGCAAGTACGGCTGGGAGTTTGACGAGACAG TGAAACACAACTGGGACACGATGAAGACGGCGGTGAACAACTACATCGGCTCATTAAACTGGGGCTACAGGGTGGCACTGAGAGACAAGAATGTCAACTATGTCAACGCTTATGCAGAGTTCATTGAACCACACAAGATCAAG GCGACAAACAAACGAGGAAAGGAGACATTTTACACCGCAGCTAAGTTTGTCTTGGCTACAGGCGAGAGGCCGCGCTACCTGGGCATCCCTGGAGACAAGGAGTACTGCATCACCAG TGATGACCTCTTCTCATTGTCTTACTGCCCGGGAAAGACCCTGGTGATCGGGGCGTCCTACGTGGCTCTGGAGTGCGGTGGCTTCCTGGCCGGCTTGGGTCTCGACGTCACCGTCATGGTCCGGTCTATTTTGCTGAGGGGCTTTGACCAGGACATGGCCAACCGTGCCGGAGAGCACATGGAGGAGCATGGTGTTAAGTTCCTCCGCAAATATGTTCCAGTAAAG gtagAGGAGCTGGAAGCAGGCACTCCTGGCAGGCTGAAGGTGACAGCCAAGTCCACAGAAACTGATGAGATCATCGAGGGAGAGTACAACACT GTGTTGATAGCAGTGGGCCGAGATGCGTGCACAGACAAGATTGGTCTGGACAAGATAGGGGTCAAAGTCAACTCCAA GAATGGAAAAATCCCAGTGAACGATGAAGAGCAGACCAACGTGCCCCACATCTACGCCATTGGAGACATTCTGGAGGGCAAGTGGGAGCTGACACCTGTCGCCATCCAGGCTGGCAAGCTGTTGGCACGACGCCTCTATGGGGGAGCAACACTCAAG TGTGACTACATCAACGTTCCCACAACTGTCTTCACCCCAATGGAGTACGGCTCCTGTGGTCTGTCAGAGGAGAGAGCCACTGAGCTCTACGGGCAGGACAACATCGAG GTGTACCACAGTCTGTTCTGGCCTCTGGAGTTCACTGTGCCTGGCAGGGACAACAACAGATGCTACTCCAAGATCATCTGCAGTAAACTGGACAGT GATCGAGTCATCGGGTTCCACTACCTGGGCCCTAACGCAGGCGAGGTGACGCAGGGATTCGGTACAGCCATGAAGTGTAGAGTCACCAAGGAGCAGCTGGACAGCACCATCGGCATCCACCCGACCTGTGCTGAG ATCTTTACCACCATGGAAGTGACCAAGAGCTCCGGTGGAGACATCACCCAGGCCGGCTGCTGA